From Candoia aspera isolate rCanAsp1 chromosome 4, rCanAsp1.hap2, whole genome shotgun sequence, a single genomic window includes:
- the LOC134496590 gene encoding olfactory receptor 14L1-like — protein sequence MHNETSDFLLLEFSKTWELQIMHAALLLIMYLMTVTGNLLIISAIIFDHHLHTPMYFLLMTLAMQDIGSVSIILPKAVFNSLMNIRIISHSGCVAQVLFFLFFTVCDVSLLTVMAYDRYIAICNPLRYEMIMNRKACTKMVGSAWTASFLNAILHTTATFTIPFCSNIINQFYCEVPYLLKIACPGLYGVEIGMVMFSSTLAFGCFVFVIVTYVQICSAVLRIPSVQGRKKSFSTCLPHLVVFSLFLFTACFAYLRPISDSPSPPDFIITIMYSIIPSMLNPLIYSMRNKKIKAAFSRFVGLRLCHFKEV from the coding sequence ATGCATAATGAAACATCTGACTTTCTTCTCTTGGAATTCTCAAAGACTTGGGAGCTACAGATTATGCATGCAGCTTTATTACTGATAATGTATTTAATGACAGTAACAGGGAACCTGCTCATCATCTCTGCTATTATTTTTGACCACCATCTTCACACCCCCATGTACTTCCTCCTGATGACCTTAGCAATGCAAGACATTGGTTCTGTTTCCATCATTCTCCCCAAAGCTGTTTTTAATTCTCTTATGAATATAAGGATTATTTCTCATTCTGGATGTGTTGCCCaagtcctcttcttcctctttttcacagTATGTGATGTTTCCCTCCTTACAGTCATGGCTTATGATCGGTATATTGCCATTTGTAATCCATTACGATATGAAATGATAATGAACAGGAAGGCCTGCACCAAAATGGTTGGCAGTGCATGGACTGCCAGCTTTCTCAATGCTATATTACACACTACTGCAACATTCACTATTCCTTTCTGCTCTAATATTATCAATCAGTTCTACTGTGAAGTCCCATATTTACTCAAGATTGCCTGCCCTGGTTTATATGGAGTTGAAATCGGAATGGTAATGTTCAGTTCTACATTAGCATTTGGTTGTTTTGTCTTTGTTATTGTTACTTATGTGCAGATATGCTCTGCTGTATTGAGAATTCCTTCTgttcaaggaaggaagaaatcctTTTCTACTTGTCTACCACACCTTGTTGTCTTCTCCCTATTTTTGTTTACTGCTTGCTTTGCTTACCTAAGGCCCATATCTGACAGCCCATCCCCTCCTGACTTCATAATTACAATTATGTATTCCATTATTCCATCCATGTTGAATCCATTAATCTATAGCATGAGAAACAAGAAAATCAAAGCTGCTTTTTCAAGATTTGTTGGTCTGAGATTATGTCATTTTAAAGAAGTATGA
- the LOC134496591 gene encoding olfactory receptor 14I1-like, translated as MDNDTTVFLLLDFSKLWKVQIIYLSLFLTVYLMTVTGNLLIITAVVFDHHLHTPMYFFMMNLAMQDIGSVSVIIPKVVLNFLTNSRYISYSGCVAPVLFFFFFLACDVSLLTVMAYDRYIAICYPLQYGIIMNRKACTKMVGSCWTASVLNAILHTTATFTIPFCSNIINQFYCEVPYLLKIACSGLYGAEIGMVMFSSTLAFGCFVFVIFTYVQIFSAVLRIPSVHGRKKAFSTCLPHLIVFSLFLFTACFAYLRPISDSPSPPDFIITIMYSIIPSMFNPLIYSMRNKKIKAALSRFETIQLCIHYKYHFEMCLKSMLKKIGIRFSEKKIFSKSP; from the coding sequence ATGGATAATGACACAACTGTGTTTCTTCTCTTGGATTTCTCAAAACTTTGGAAGGTACAAATCATTTACTTATCTTTATTCCTGACAGTTTATTTAATGACAGTAACTGGGAACCTTCTCATCATCACTGCTGTTGTCTTTGACCACCACCTTCACACTCCCATGTATTTCTTCATGATGAATTTAGCCATGCAGGACATTGGTTCAGTTTCAGTCATTATCCCTAAAgttgttttaaattttcttaCCAATAGTAGGTATATTTCCTATTCTGGATGTGTTGCTCCggttctattctttttcttctttctggccTGTGATGTTTCCCTCCTTACTGTCATGGCGTATGATCGATATATTGCCATTTGTTATCCATTACAATATGGAATTATAATGAACAGGAAGGCCTGCACCAAAATGGTTGGCAGTTGCTGGACTGCCAGCGTTCTCAATGCTATATTACACACTACTGCAACATTCACTATTCCTTTCTGCTCTAATATTATCAATCAGTTCTACTGTGAGGTTCCATATTTACTCAAGATTGCCTGCTCTGGTTTATATGGAGCTGAAATTGGAATGGTAATGTTCAGTTCTACATTAGCATTTGGTTGTTTTGTCTTTGTTATTTTTACTTATGTGCAGATCTTCTCTGCTGTACTGAGAATTCCTTCTGTTCACGGAAGGAAAAAGGCCTTTTCCACTTGTCTACCACACCTTATTGTCTTCTCCCTATTTTTGTTTACTGCTTGCTTTGCTTACCTAAGGCCCATATCTGACAGTCCATCCCCTCCTGACTTCATAATTACAATTATGTATTCCATTATTCCATCCATGTTTAATCCATTAATCTATAGCATGAGAAACAAGAAGATCAAAGCTGCTCTTTCAAGATTTGAGACAATACAATTATGCATTCATTATAAATACCATTTTGAAATGTGTTTGAAATCCATGCTTAAAAAGATAGGGATcagattttctgaaaaaaaaatattttcaaaatcacCATAA
- the LOC134496592 gene encoding olfactory receptor 14I1-like, translated as MDNDTSEFLLWEFSKIREIQVMHIALLLTLFLITVTGNLVIIAAVVSDHHLHTPMYFFLMNLAMQDIGSVSVFIPKAIFNSLMNIRTISHSVAQVLFFLFFTGCDVSLLAVMAYDRYIAICNPLQYEMIMNRKACMKMVDSVWTASLLNTTLHTIVNFITPFCSNIINQFFCEIPYLLKIACSDLYVTKIGVLIFSVTLGIGCFSFVILTYVHVFSAVLRIPSVQGRKKAFSTCLPHLIVFSIFTFTSCFGYLKPVADSPSYLDFILTIMYSIIPPVLNPLIYGMRNKDIKSSVSRLFGQKLLLLKENELCVFLFLNFNRKVKKQT; from the coding sequence ATGGATAATGACACATCTGAGTTTCTTCTCTGGGAATTCTCAAAGATTAGGGAGATACAGGTCATGCACATAGCTTTACTACTGACACTGTTTTTAATTACGGTAACAGGGAACCTTGTCATCATCGCTGCTGTTGTTTCTGACCACCACCTTCacacccccatgtacttcttcctgatGAATTTAGCCATGCAAGACATTGGttcagtttcagtctttattcCCAAAGCTATTTTTAATTCACTTATGAATATAAGGACTATTTCTCATTCTGTCGCCCaagtcctcttcttcctctttttcacagGCTGTGATGTTTCCCTCCTGGCAGTCATGGCTTATGATCGGTATATTGCCATTTGTAATCCTTTACAGTATGAAATGATAATGAACAGGAAGGCTTGCATGAAAATGGTGGATAGTGTATGGACTGCCAGCCTTCTCAATACTACTTTACACACAATTGTCAATTTTATTACTCCTTTCTGCTCTAATATTATCAACCaattcttctgtgaaatcccatATCTACTTAAGATTGCCTGTTCTGATTTATATGTAACTAAAATTGGAGTTCTAATCTTCAGTGTTACACTGGGAATTGGTTGTTTTTCCTTTGTCATTCTCACTTACGTGCACGTCTTCTCTGCTGTACTAAGAATTCCTTCAgttcaaggaaggaaaaaggccttCTCTACTTGCCTGCCACACCTCATTGTCTTCTCCATATTCACGTTTACTAGTTGCTTTGGTTACCTAAAACCTGTAGCTGACAGTCCATCATACCTTGACTTCATTTTAACCATAATGTATTCCATTATTCCACCTGTGTTGAATCCATTAATCTACGGCATGAGAAACAAAGACATCAAAAGTTCTGTTTCACGACTTTTTGGTCAGAAGTTATTGCTTTTGAAGGAGAATGAGTTGTGTGTCTTCCTATTTTTGAATTTCAACAGGAAAGTAAAAAAACAGACATAG
- the LOC134496593 gene encoding olfactory receptor 14I1-like, whose product MNNETSDFLLLEFSKIWELQIMHAALLLIMYLMIVTGNLLIISAIIFDHHIYIPMYFFLMNLAMQDIGSVSVIIPKAVINSLTNIRYISYSGCIAQVLLFVFFLGSDIPLLTVMAYDRYVAICNPLQYEMIMNGKACMKMMGSVWIVSLLNASLHTIVTFHTPFCSNIINQFFCEIQYLLKIACSGLYITEIGVLIFNTILAFGCFAFVIVTYVHVFSAVLRIPSVQGRKKAFSTCLPHLIVFSLFMFTGCFAYLKPISDSPSHNIDFIITILYSILPPMLNPLIYSMRNKDIKAYLSRIFVLSSYRFKEV is encoded by the coding sequence ATGAATAATGAAAcatctgattttcttcttttggaaTTCTCAAAGATTTGGGAGCTACAGATTATGCATGCAGCGTTATTACTTATAATGTATTTAATGATAGTAACAGGGAACCTTCTCATTATCTCTGCTATTATTTTTGACCACCATATTTACatccccatgtacttcttcctgatGAACTTAGCAATGCAAGATATTGGTTCTGTTTCAGTCATTATCCCCAAAGCTGTTATTAATTCTCTTACCAATATCAGATATATTTCTTATTCTGGATGTATTGCTCAAGTCCTGTTGTTTGTCTTTTTCCTGGGTTCTGATATTCCCCTCCTTACTGTAATGGCCTATGATCGGTATGTTGCCATTTGTAATCCTCTACAGTATGAAATGATAATGAACGGGAAGGCTTGCATGAAAATGATGGGTAGTGTATGGATTGTCAGCCTTCTCAATGCTTCATTACACACTATTGTCACTTTTCATACTCCCTTCTGCTCCAATATTATTAAccagttcttctgtgaaatccaATATCTACTTAAGATTGCCTGTTCTGGTTTATATATAACTGAAATTGGAGTTCTGATCTTCAATACTATTTTAGCATTTGGTTGCTTTGCCTTTGTTATTGTCACTTATGTGCACGTCTTCTCTGCTGTACTGAGAATTCCTTCAGTCCAAGGTAGGAAAAAGGCCTTCTCTACTTGCCTGCCACACCTCATTGTCTTCTCCCTATTCATGTTTACTGGTTGCTTTGCTTACCTAAAGCCCATATCTGACAGTCCATCACATAATATTGACTTCATAATAACAATATTGTATTCCATTCTTCCACCTATGTTGAATCCATTAATCTACAGTATGCGAAACAAAGACATCAAAGCTTATCTTTCAAGAATTTTTGTTCTCAGTTCATATCGTTTTAAAGAAGTATGA